One region of Candidatus Saccharibacteria bacterium genomic DNA includes:
- a CDS encoding helix-turn-helix domain-containing protein, with protein MAYSINPNLPKARALAMRLLVCEGIPLQIVANRCGVHRTTIWRWKQKWDKLNEHAQFDNPNRPARVYSKANHLLRCTWLINS; from the coding sequence ATGGCCTATTCTATCAACCCTAACCTACCTAAAGCGAGAGCTTTGGCAATGCGGTTGCTTGTGTGTGAGGGAATACCCTTGCAGATTGTTGCCAACCGTTGCGGTGTACACCGTACCACCATCTGGAGATGGAAGCAGAAGTGGGACAAGCTCAATGAGCATGCTCAGTTCGACAATCCCAACCGCCCAGCCCGTGTGTACAGCAAAGCAAACCACCTACTGCGATGTACATGGCTCATAAACTCATGA
- a CDS encoding NAD(P)-dependent oxidoreductase — protein MTAVAVLGLGIMGHGIADNFLKNGYAVMVWNRSPEKANDLVSRGAQRAASVADAVQCADIVFEVTANDESAHEVWLGEGGIIFNANPNQMLITCATLSVSCVDELAKKCAEKCLTFFDMPMTGSRAGAEGGTMVLLAGGDEKKINEVKPHLENIASQVKYFGSAGSGMRMKLVLNCLQAVHLAGFGEAMRLAKALGLDEKQTGEMLAEKPGGATTQMVWRDYRNHPEPINFAVELIAKDETYALQNIDQNKTPLIASTLASYQEAIADGHAQDDWTYVAR, from the coding sequence ATGACAGCAGTAGCGGTACTTGGGTTGGGGATTATGGGGCATGGGATTGCTGATAATTTCTTGAAAAACGGTTATGCCGTGATGGTATGGAACCGTTCACCCGAGAAAGCAAATGACCTTGTTTCGCGTGGGGCGCAAAGAGCAGCATCGGTCGCAGATGCTGTTCAGTGTGCAGATATTGTTTTTGAAGTAACTGCGAACGATGAATCTGCGCACGAGGTGTGGTTAGGCGAAGGTGGCATTATTTTCAACGCAAACCCCAACCAAATGCTTATCACCTGCGCTACTTTATCTGTTTCATGCGTCGACGAATTGGCTAAAAAATGTGCCGAAAAGTGTCTGACTTTTTTTGACATGCCCATGACCGGTAGCCGTGCTGGCGCAGAAGGGGGTACAATGGTTTTGCTCGCAGGTGGTGATGAGAAAAAGATTAATGAGGTGAAGCCTCATCTGGAAAATATTGCATCCCAGGTGAAGTACTTTGGATCAGCCGGTTCTGGGATGCGCATGAAGCTAGTGCTGAACTGCCTGCAAGCAGTACATTTGGCGGGGTTTGGCGAAGCTATGCGGCTTGCAAAAGCCTTGGGATTAGACGAAAAACAGACCGGGGAAATGTTAGCCGAAAAACCAGGTGGCGCGACCACGCAAATGGTGTGGCGTGATTACCGAAATCACCCAGAACCTATAAATTTTGCAGTAGAACTAATCGCCAAGGATGAAACCTATGCGCTCCAAAACATTGATCAAAACAAAACTCCACTTATAGCATCAACGCTTGCTTCCTACCAAGAAGCAATCGCCGATGGTCATGCCCAAGACGACTGGACGTATGTGGCGCGGTAA
- a CDS encoding integrase, with the protein MVDITGYHRTYASVLLRSPPPKAIIRKPRTARYSVETKQVVLLLWHATSNICAERLQPFMPELLDKLVACGELAVRPEIDDQLRQISLATVKRIVSREKRRSIIRIGGTTKPGSLLKRQISVRYGRWDETTPGWCETDTVAHCGDTLAGTFIYSLNLTDVATSWSEQVAIMGKGERASVTGLDSARKRLPFKLLGIDSDNGSEFINWHMARYAKNNRLTFTRSRPYRKNDQAHVEQKNWTAIRQLVGYQRMDTNEQLESLNDLYQNEWRQYLNFSNQL; encoded by the coding sequence GTGGTAGACATTACTGGCTATCACCGAACCTATGCTAGCGTCTTGCTGCGCTCCCCGCCGCCCAAGGCGATTATCCGTAAGCCGCGGACTGCTCGCTATTCGGTCGAAACTAAGCAAGTTGTTTTGCTACTCTGGCATGCCACTAGTAACATCTGCGCTGAACGCTTGCAGCCATTCATGCCAGAGCTTTTAGATAAGCTAGTAGCGTGCGGCGAACTGGCCGTAAGACCCGAAATCGATGATCAGCTTAGGCAAATTAGTCTAGCTACTGTTAAACGCATTGTCTCCCGCGAGAAGCGACGCAGCATCATCCGAATTGGCGGTACAACCAAACCAGGTAGTCTGCTAAAACGGCAGATTAGTGTGCGTTATGGTCGCTGGGACGAAACAACACCGGGTTGGTGCGAAACAGACACCGTAGCCCACTGTGGCGACACATTAGCTGGCACGTTTATCTACAGTCTAAATTTAACGGATGTAGCTACTAGCTGGAGTGAGCAGGTGGCTATTATGGGCAAGGGTGAACGAGCGTCTGTAACTGGCCTTGACAGTGCCCGTAAGCGTTTGCCGTTTAAACTACTGGGTATTGATTCGGACAACGGCAGCGAATTCATCAATTGGCACATGGCGCGCTATGCTAAGAATAATCGATTAACCTTTACCCGTTCTAGGCCATACAGAAAGAACGACCAAGCCCATGTCGAACAAAAGAACTGGACTGCCATACGGCAACTAGTGGGTTACCAACGTATGGACACAAATGAACAGCTAGAAAGCCTAAATGACCTCTACCAAAACGAGTGGAGGCAGTACCTTAATTTTTCCAACCAACTATGA
- a CDS encoding septum formation initiator family protein produces the protein MKIHTKIANMVHTYQEPVKAYLLSMRDVRNVGTLAFVVLVLLISWSGVRAIETNYRLQQEVARMQEQNEVKKLQNENQKLENQYYTTPQYKEVTARQNLGLASPGETVLLVPKDVALAHTVIMPNERAKTSPAKKKPFYQKNFEAWIDFFFHRTPSLSRP, from the coding sequence GTGAAGATACATACAAAAATAGCTAACATGGTGCATACCTACCAAGAGCCAGTGAAGGCGTATTTACTAAGTATGAGGGACGTACGAAATGTCGGAACCTTGGCTTTTGTTGTGCTTGTGCTGCTCATAAGCTGGAGCGGGGTAAGAGCCATAGAAACAAACTATCGGCTGCAGCAGGAAGTCGCGCGCATGCAGGAGCAAAACGAAGTAAAAAAGTTACAAAATGAAAACCAAAAATTGGAAAACCAGTATTACACAACACCTCAGTACAAAGAAGTTACAGCCCGGCAAAACCTCGGGCTCGCCTCGCCAGGCGAAACCGTTCTACTGGTGCCAAAAGACGTTGCCCTAGCGCATACCGTAATCATGCCAAATGAAAGAGCAAAGACATCTCCTGCCAAAAAGAAACCATTCTACCAAAAAAACTTCGAAGCCTGGATCGACTTCTTCTTCCACCGTACTCCCAGCTTGAGCCGCCCATAG
- a CDS encoding IS1595 family transposase: MKYTVKQLLVDFPDDAACFEWLVQYLYPNGIICPRCDDVTKHYKVSGRRSYVCSKCRHHLYPLAGTIFHKSRTPLTDWFHAIYIMSTNKAGTSARQIQREIGVTYKTAWRMMHQIRSMMGNQDTKLEDNVEVDEAYIHPNTYKRSSARRKYGTNAGRKGEILFGAVQRGGDVKIWHVKSSGVRVLRPLILSNVKDGSIVHSDGHGSYRTLPHYGYEHRTTNHEKHEYYTPESYTQNIENVWSHIKRGIKGVYRHVNPGYLQLYANEYAWRYNHRQHKVLFWHLLTDVISPQVSSFSVQQRTAAYARPALTHQKTVS; encoded by the coding sequence ATGAAATACACCGTAAAACAATTACTGGTGGATTTTCCTGACGATGCTGCGTGCTTTGAATGGCTCGTGCAGTACCTGTACCCAAATGGAATAATCTGCCCCAGGTGCGATGATGTGACCAAACATTATAAAGTTTCAGGTCGCCGTTCTTACGTTTGCTCAAAATGTCGCCATCATCTTTACCCGCTTGCAGGCACTATATTTCATAAGTCACGCACGCCCCTAACGGATTGGTTTCACGCTATTTATATTATGAGTACGAATAAAGCTGGTACGAGCGCTCGGCAAATACAGCGTGAGATTGGTGTGACGTATAAAACAGCTTGGCGAATGATGCACCAAATCCGCTCTATGATGGGTAATCAAGATACAAAGTTAGAAGATAACGTAGAGGTAGATGAGGCTTACATTCATCCGAATACCTACAAGAGATCGTCTGCTAGGCGTAAATATGGAACAAATGCTGGACGTAAAGGAGAGATACTATTTGGAGCAGTGCAGCGGGGTGGTGACGTAAAGATATGGCACGTTAAATCATCTGGTGTGCGTGTTTTAAGACCCCTCATACTCAGCAACGTAAAGGATGGCTCAATAGTTCACAGTGACGGTCACGGCTCGTACAGAACACTTCCGCATTATGGTTACGAACATAGAACAACAAACCACGAGAAACACGAATACTATACGCCCGAAAGCTACACGCAAAACATTGAAAACGTCTGGTCACACATAAAGCGTGGCATCAAAGGTGTCTATCGGCACGTTAATCCAGGCTACTTACAGCTTTATGCAAATGAATATGCGTGGCGGTACAACCACCGCCAGCACAAGGTATTATTTTGGCATCTACTAACAGATGTTATTTCGCCGCAGGTTTCTTCTTTTTCGGTACAGCAGCGGACGGCTGCTTACGCGCGACCTGCTTTAACACATCAAAAAACTGTTTCTTAG
- a CDS encoding magnesium transporter CorA family protein, protein MNSVRNLESAESSFWVHAEAPDDHEIDVLCSEYGLAERFVHDALDRDEIPRVETVGDFTYIITRFAYETDAGDIETAPILFALNQAKLLTVSLEKLPSLQEILAERNLEQNSADPVYIMLLVLLHIDAQYDRFIHDSSKQIHRLLSNIGKRALGPDSFVRFVHIEDDMNDFLSSLGPTNTTLRHLLTNKDIPSFSHHRDLVNTVILNNEQSIQTCESNLKSLVSIRRTYTLISSHSLDRTIKILTMVSVFISIPTMFFSMYGMNIGLPHAQNPKTFLGLLVICLITVLTAYVIGRKKRIF, encoded by the coding sequence ATGAACAGCGTTCGCAATTTAGAATCGGCCGAATCCAGCTTTTGGGTACATGCCGAAGCACCAGACGATCACGAAATAGACGTGCTCTGTTCTGAGTACGGACTTGCCGAGCGCTTCGTGCACGATGCCCTTGACCGAGATGAAATTCCCCGCGTTGAAACAGTTGGCGACTTTACGTATATTATTACTCGCTTTGCGTACGAAACAGACGCTGGCGACATAGAAACTGCGCCAATTCTCTTTGCCCTAAATCAAGCCAAGCTACTAACCGTCAGTCTTGAAAAACTACCAAGCTTGCAAGAAATATTGGCCGAAAGGAATCTAGAGCAAAACAGTGCCGATCCCGTCTACATCATGCTTCTTGTGCTCCTGCACATCGACGCACAGTACGACCGCTTTATTCATGATTCAAGCAAACAAATTCATCGACTTTTGAGCAATATTGGCAAACGGGCACTTGGGCCTGATTCATTCGTACGTTTTGTACACATAGAAGACGATATGAATGACTTTCTCAGTTCACTCGGACCGACTAACACGACGCTACGACACCTGCTAACAAACAAAGATATCCCATCTTTTAGCCATCACCGCGACCTGGTGAACACGGTCATACTTAACAATGAACAATCAATCCAAACGTGCGAATCTAATCTTAAATCGTTGGTGTCCATACGCCGAACTTACACGCTTATAAGTTCCCACAGCCTCGACCGCACTATAAAAATCCTGACCATGGTCAGTGTGTTTATTTCCATCCCGACCATGTTTTTCAGCATGTACGGTATGAACATTGGCCTACCTCACGCACAAAATCCGAAAACCTTCCTAGGCCTACTCGTCATCTGCCTCATTACCGTCCTCACCGCCTACGTTATCGGCCGCAAAAAACGCATATTTTAA
- a CDS encoding ATP-binding cassette domain-containing protein, producing the protein MIEAKNLSKRYKKKTAVDNLSFSVEPGKVTGFLGPNGSGKSTTMRLMLGLDKGGGDTLFDDKPLREHAQPSKTVGILLEAKAFHPSRSARNHLRVLASAGGIPQSRVDEVLDVVGLRDVAKKNPGKFSLGMSQRLGIAAAILGQPKYLVLDEPANGLDPEGIAWLRHFIKNYADEGNAVFVSSHLLSEMAQMADSVVVIGKGRFIAEGSVADLVAGSAHGGVFVRSTNEVKLKEALQASRVKFDTEGDGFKVSGKSTDQIGKLLFEAGLPVLELARQDASLEEAFLELTAGKNEFETKGVKE; encoded by the coding sequence ATGATTGAAGCAAAAAATTTATCAAAACGGTACAAGAAAAAAACAGCCGTAGACAATCTGAGCTTCAGCGTTGAGCCAGGCAAAGTTACTGGATTTTTAGGGCCAAATGGTTCAGGTAAATCAACTACCATGCGGCTCATGCTTGGGCTGGACAAGGGTGGCGGTGACACGCTGTTCGACGACAAGCCGTTGCGCGAACATGCACAGCCTTCAAAAACTGTGGGTATACTACTGGAGGCAAAGGCTTTTCACCCGAGTCGTTCAGCGCGTAATCATCTGCGAGTGCTTGCAAGTGCCGGGGGAATTCCACAATCGCGTGTGGATGAAGTGCTCGACGTTGTCGGGCTGAGGGACGTGGCCAAGAAGAATCCAGGCAAATTTAGCCTTGGGATGAGCCAGCGACTTGGCATTGCAGCTGCAATATTGGGCCAGCCGAAGTATCTTGTACTTGATGAACCGGCCAATGGCCTTGACCCGGAAGGCATTGCCTGGCTGCGTCATTTTATAAAAAATTATGCAGATGAAGGTAATGCGGTATTCGTCTCAAGCCACCTGTTGAGTGAAATGGCGCAAATGGCAGACAGTGTTGTGGTAATTGGCAAGGGGAGGTTTATTGCCGAAGGATCTGTTGCGGATTTGGTAGCGGGCAGTGCTCATGGTGGAGTTTTTGTGCGGAGTACAAATGAAGTGAAGCTCAAGGAGGCACTGCAAGCATCTCGGGTAAAATTTGACACTGAGGGAGACGGGTTTAAGGTGTCGGGTAAGTCGACCGACCAGATTGGCAAGCTACTTTTTGAAGCCGGTTTGCCAGTACTGGAACTTGCGCGGCAGGACGCTTCGCTCGAAGAAGCGTTTTTGGAGCTCACTGCTGGGAAGAATGAGTTTGAAACCAAAGGAGTAAAGGAATGA
- a CDS encoding ABC transporter permease, with amino-acid sequence MIAAIRSEIRKLLSLRSTYIIFGLSLLFVMLMDGVVTGYNHVHLDDTFVNWLITSTLQGTSFILGLIVLLQVTHEYRYNTIAYTLTLARRRTSVFLAKALVSSLAVLIGAVLFVATGVASGLIGLAASGASLPEQSILWGDILPKGSVYVWGAGMYALIIGFLLRNQVGAIVMYLFGTAIVEQLLSLLLKDSSGYLPFRALENSLLTGDIATTFTPEKSMAIVFGWIVAAGATAWLLFMRRDAN; translated from the coding sequence ATGATCGCTGCCATTCGTTCGGAAATTCGCAAATTGTTGTCGTTGCGTTCGACGTATATTATCTTCGGTCTGAGTTTGCTTTTTGTAATGCTCATGGACGGGGTTGTTACCGGCTACAATCACGTGCATTTAGACGACACTTTTGTCAACTGGCTGATTACTTCAACTCTGCAAGGCACAAGCTTTATCCTAGGGCTTATTGTTCTGCTGCAGGTCACCCACGAATATCGCTATAACACCATTGCCTATACACTGACGTTGGCGCGGCGGCGCACCTCAGTTTTTCTCGCGAAAGCGCTAGTTTCATCGTTGGCCGTACTCATCGGAGCTGTCTTGTTTGTGGCCACCGGCGTTGCGAGCGGACTTATAGGTTTAGCTGCAAGTGGCGCGAGTCTGCCAGAGCAAAGTATTTTGTGGGGAGATATACTCCCGAAAGGCAGCGTGTATGTTTGGGGCGCTGGTATGTATGCTCTCATTATTGGCTTTTTGCTCAGGAATCAGGTGGGCGCAATTGTTATGTACCTATTCGGCACCGCTATAGTCGAGCAGCTGTTGTCGTTACTTCTCAAAGATAGTAGCGGCTATTTGCCGTTTCGTGCTCTCGAAAACAGCCTACTTACTGGAGATATAGCGACGACATTTACGCCCGAGAAGTCGATGGCAATAGTTTTTGGCTGGATTGTTGCTGCTGGTGCAACAGCGTGGTTACTTTTTATGCGCCGTGATGCCAATTAG
- a CDS encoding alpha/beta fold hydrolase yields the protein MTTAVKIRTKLGLEIAGLLDTPAIKLDIPLAILLHGFTGWKEEKHITSLSKALTDAGIASLRFDAPGSGESGGTFEHDYTVTNYISAVEDVLQYAQELPGVNPNRIAIWGHSMGGFVALASSVRYPGFKAVCCCQPSSGPKMIKPGEKEAWESTGWQSFSNEHFHDLRLPYSFYLDRQTYHASNEAPRLRIPSLFIAGTRDRSVSLEDIRKMALLAPQPTTYCEFDTTHGYHKYPLAMREINATTVKFFVDVLRRREND from the coding sequence ATGACGACTGCCGTGAAGATACGTACAAAACTTGGACTGGAAATAGCGGGGCTGCTTGATACACCGGCAATCAAACTAGATATTCCGCTGGCGATTTTGCTGCATGGTTTTACGGGGTGGAAGGAAGAAAAACACATCACGTCATTGTCTAAGGCGCTGACTGATGCTGGCATTGCCTCCCTGCGGTTTGACGCACCAGGGTCAGGTGAGTCAGGCGGCACGTTTGAGCATGATTACACCGTGACAAACTACATTTCTGCGGTAGAAGATGTACTGCAATATGCGCAAGAGTTGCCAGGAGTCAATCCCAACCGTATAGCGATATGGGGTCATAGCATGGGTGGATTTGTAGCGCTTGCCTCGTCCGTACGCTATCCTGGCTTCAAAGCAGTCTGCTGTTGTCAGCCGTCGTCTGGGCCAAAAATGATAAAACCAGGTGAAAAAGAGGCATGGGAATCAACTGGCTGGCAATCATTTAGCAACGAACATTTTCATGACCTTCGCCTGCCGTACAGCTTTTACCTTGACCGCCAAACCTACCATGCGAGTAATGAAGCACCCAGACTACGTATTCCGTCATTATTTATCGCAGGCACCCGAGACCGCTCAGTATCGCTTGAAGACATTCGTAAAATGGCTCTGCTAGCGCCCCAGCCGACGACATACTGTGAGTTTGACACAACTCACGGCTACCACAAATACCCATTAGCGATGAGAGAAATCAACGCCACGACAGTAAAATTCTTCGTGGATGTCTTACGAAGGAGAGAGAACGACTAA
- a CDS encoding tRNA-dihydrouridine synthase produces the protein MTYDQVDKPFFILAPMDDVTDTVFRQVVADCAPPDLFFTEFVNVDGLMSPGRPHLLKKLRFAKKEGKVVAQLWGLKPENFRAVCEQIANGSLAREVGLPPSVNFFGVDLNMGCPAKSEVNNGACAALIRPENRELAEQIIAAARTGLRQGRTLTQLPLSVKTRTGFSAVDMTWFDFLLRQNLDMLTIHGRTRKQMSKVPADWSLISKVREMRDELGVSTLIVGNGDVMSREQGEQLAKKYKLDGIMIGRGIFHNPLIFLRQGRTLTRTKSEQKQWGDYLVEERIDLFRRHVVLFAVTWRRGEQPIHTLNKFCKIYIQGFDGAKELRERLMKADSTDEILAMLSLYKI, from the coding sequence ATGACGTATGACCAGGTAGATAAGCCATTCTTTATTTTGGCGCCGATGGATGATGTGACTGACACTGTGTTCCGGCAGGTGGTGGCTGATTGTGCGCCTCCCGACCTGTTTTTCACAGAGTTTGTGAATGTCGATGGTCTGATGAGCCCAGGACGTCCTCATTTACTTAAAAAGCTCCGTTTCGCTAAAAAAGAAGGGAAAGTGGTGGCGCAGCTGTGGGGGCTAAAACCAGAAAACTTCCGCGCCGTGTGCGAGCAAATAGCCAATGGCTCTTTGGCCCGTGAAGTCGGCCTGCCTCCGAGTGTAAATTTCTTTGGGGTTGATTTAAACATGGGCTGTCCAGCCAAAAGTGAAGTAAATAACGGTGCGTGCGCCGCTCTGATACGCCCCGAAAACCGTGAGTTAGCAGAACAAATCATTGCCGCTGCTCGCACTGGTCTGCGTCAAGGACGGACCCTGACGCAATTGCCGCTCAGTGTAAAAACGCGCACGGGCTTCAGTGCGGTCGATATGACGTGGTTTGATTTTCTGCTACGTCAAAACCTGGACATGCTTACCATACACGGTCGGACTCGTAAGCAAATGAGCAAGGTGCCAGCTGACTGGAGTTTAATAAGTAAGGTGCGTGAAATGCGCGATGAACTAGGCGTCAGTACGCTAATTGTCGGTAACGGCGACGTCATGAGTCGTGAGCAGGGCGAGCAGTTGGCGAAAAAGTATAAGCTCGATGGCATCATGATCGGTCGTGGCATATTCCACAACCCCCTGATCTTCTTGCGTCAAGGCCGGACCCTGACACGCACAAAAAGCGAACAAAAACAGTGGGGGGACTATCTTGTCGAAGAGAGGATTGATCTGTTTCGCAGACACGTTGTGCTTTTTGCGGTGACGTGGCGGCGCGGCGAGCAGCCTATTCACACCCTCAACAAATTCTGCAAAATTTACATCCAGGGTTTCGACGGCGCCAAGGAGCTTCGCGAGAGGCTAATGAAGGCCGATTCGACCGACGAAATCCTGGCTATGTTGAGCCTATATAAGATATAG
- a CDS encoding DUF4173 domain-containing protein produces MQLSRDFTLKVILVGLILGMITDVLVRQTIFGLNFFIFVGLWAGICLLAIIAQNRQLRLPVTYTTLALINAALVVWRVAPLVQFWSVVISLVSLGLLATTAFVENYRDIPLVARIPLLFSRFRRACLSLPKDLSDGLGRRTDKRIKINRGIVGAVILGVVFVALFASADQIFSSGFSWLGDIFRSLSNRLQGYNVGRLFTFGFWAILSMVALLLLLKPQPAKVSPAVIKPTLTLRDADTILWTLSIIFAAFVVLQLRYLFAGGTLPDGLTYATYAQRGYGQLLVATLLASAVIKYVMTALKTSAHTRTKALATALVILNSIVILSAWKRLSLYEATYGWTMARFVARLGLVCILLGSVALIVWLWGKLNSRQLYASGWYIVVGVLMTAAVLNPEGIIAHKNIAERQNRSISLDTSYLANLSPDAWPAICAAAPELRQGYSAEYQNLQAEMHQKGIARNHGLSRHYTNTLAFAKKYDSCLK; encoded by the coding sequence ATGCAGCTAAGCAGAGATTTCACCCTTAAAGTAATACTTGTTGGTCTTATACTCGGAATGATTACCGATGTTTTGGTGCGGCAAACTATTTTTGGATTAAATTTCTTTATATTCGTCGGACTGTGGGCTGGCATTTGCCTACTAGCAATCATCGCTCAAAATCGACAACTCCGTCTGCCCGTCACATATACGACACTCGCACTCATAAATGCTGCCCTTGTGGTTTGGCGAGTTGCGCCACTCGTCCAGTTTTGGTCTGTGGTAATTTCACTTGTTTCACTGGGATTATTAGCTACTACGGCGTTCGTGGAGAACTACCGCGACATCCCCCTCGTAGCACGCATCCCACTACTTTTCTCGCGCTTCAGGCGCGCTTGCTTAAGCTTGCCGAAAGATCTTTCCGATGGTTTAGGCAGGCGAACCGACAAGCGCATAAAAATTAACCGGGGCATTGTGGGTGCTGTTATATTGGGAGTAGTTTTCGTGGCTCTCTTTGCATCGGCCGACCAAATATTCAGCAGTGGCTTTAGCTGGCTTGGAGATATTTTCCGTTCACTGAGCAACCGGCTGCAGGGTTACAACGTTGGCCGACTCTTTACTTTCGGCTTTTGGGCAATTCTGTCTATGGTGGCGCTCCTGCTACTCTTGAAGCCGCAACCGGCCAAAGTTTCCCCGGCAGTCATCAAGCCCACCCTTACCCTCCGCGATGCCGATACTATCTTGTGGACGCTATCGATTATATTTGCTGCTTTTGTCGTGCTACAACTTCGGTATCTTTTTGCCGGCGGCACTCTTCCGGATGGTCTTACCTATGCAACATACGCACAGCGGGGCTACGGTCAGCTGCTCGTCGCCACCCTGCTCGCTAGCGCAGTCATCAAATACGTCATGACCGCACTAAAGACAAGTGCCCATACCCGCACAAAAGCACTGGCAACGGCACTTGTTATTTTGAACAGCATCGTCATACTTTCGGCCTGGAAAAGACTCAGTTTGTACGAGGCAACTTACGGATGGACAATGGCTCGCTTCGTTGCTCGTCTTGGCCTCGTGTGCATCTTACTTGGTAGCGTAGCGCTGATTGTCTGGTTGTGGGGTAAGCTGAACTCGCGGCAGTTGTACGCAAGCGGCTGGTATATTGTAGTCGGCGTGCTCATGACCGCTGCTGTCCTAAATCCGGAAGGAATTATCGCCCACAAAAACATTGCTGAGCGACAAAATCGCAGCATTTCACTCGATACGAGCTACCTCGCAAACCTTTCTCCCGATGCTTGGCCAGCCATTTGCGCCGCCGCACCCGAACTTCGCCAGGGGTACAGCGCTGAGTATCAAAACTTGCAAGCAGAGATGCATCAGAAGGGCATCGCTCGGAATCACGGTCTCTCCCGTCACTACACAAATACCTTAGCTTTCGCCAAGAAATACGACAGCTGCCTTAAGTAA
- a CDS encoding HAD-IA family hydrolase, translating to MHVKAVLSDSDGTLVDTVQLIRHGQFATLKKYLAQKNVPSQNVPHYSEFVAALNESVGGSAKNTLEKTAKLLFHNRSDILDAFDFDALHDLLNPIQDSLASTYVKPYDGLSELLHSLGSLHIKFGIFTSGSKHHIVRNLGVALPELVLSNLYQDSFRSEDEKFNIFVSRFKETFHLPDFSVVTCELVDAHKPDPASLQYAMEKLAVKPDECLVLGDHAVDMQSGANAGISQRVGISHGFHDSKALELAGATKIITSLDELKDMLKSSV from the coding sequence ATGCACGTGAAAGCGGTTCTATCTGATTCGGACGGTACACTCGTAGATACAGTTCAGCTGATTCGTCATGGTCAGTTCGCGACACTCAAAAAGTATTTAGCGCAGAAAAATGTACCTAGCCAGAATGTGCCGCACTACAGCGAGTTTGTCGCTGCTCTAAATGAGTCTGTCGGCGGAAGCGCAAAAAATACCCTTGAAAAAACTGCGAAACTACTTTTTCATAATCGGTCAGATATTTTAGATGCATTTGATTTTGATGCGCTACATGACCTGTTAAACCCCATTCAAGATAGTCTCGCTTCCACTTACGTGAAGCCCTACGACGGGTTATCGGAGTTACTTCACTCTCTTGGAAGCCTGCATATAAAATTTGGAATATTTACTAGCGGTAGTAAGCATCACATTGTTAGGAATTTGGGAGTAGCCTTACCAGAGCTTGTGCTCAGTAATCTTTACCAAGATAGTTTTCGGAGCGAAGACGAAAAGTTCAACATATTTGTCTCACGGTTCAAAGAGACTTTTCATTTACCAGATTTCAGCGTAGTGACATGCGAGCTAGTGGACGCGCACAAACCTGACCCTGCCAGTCTTCAGTATGCAATGGAAAAACTTGCTGTAAAGCCTGACGAGTGCCTTGTGCTGGGAGATCATGCAGTTGATATGCAATCCGGGGCCAATGCGGGTATATCCCAACGAGTGGGTATATCGCATGGTTTTCACGACAGCAAAGCCCTGGAGCTCGCGGGCGCAACAAAGATCATCACTTCCCTTGATGAGCTGAAAGACATGCTAAAATCAAGCGTATGA